One window of Nocardia nova SH22a genomic DNA carries:
- a CDS encoding VOC family protein, translating into MSTRLACVVFDAIRPRTVARFWAELLGWQITVDRPDSVEVAAPDPDAADVALMFLPSSRPKSGKNRIHLDLVGHSLDHQRVQVDRALALGARPADIGQGEVPWSVLTDPEGNEFCVLEPREEYVDTGAVAAIVVDTPHPGQLARFWSAAAGWPVTHAESRYAGIRSATGQGPWLEFLRTRVADRECDRLRLDIVAVPAGDPAPEIARLTAAGAVTCDTAGACPPAQAILTDPGTNRLRLLSAPGD; encoded by the coding sequence ATGTCCACCCGTCTGGCGTGCGTGGTGTTCGACGCGATCCGGCCCCGGACCGTCGCGCGGTTCTGGGCGGAGTTGCTCGGCTGGCAGATCACCGTGGATCGCCCGGATTCGGTCGAGGTGGCCGCTCCCGATCCCGACGCCGCCGATGTGGCTCTGATGTTCCTGCCGTCCTCCAGACCGAAATCCGGCAAGAACCGCATCCACCTGGATCTGGTGGGGCATTCCCTGGATCATCAACGCGTCCAAGTGGATCGGGCGCTGGCACTCGGCGCGCGTCCGGCCGATATCGGTCAGGGCGAGGTGCCCTGGTCGGTGCTCACCGATCCGGAGGGCAACGAGTTCTGCGTCCTCGAACCCCGGGAGGAGTACGTCGACACCGGCGCGGTGGCCGCGATCGTCGTCGACACCCCGCATCCCGGGCAGCTTGCCCGGTTCTGGTCGGCCGCCGCGGGCTGGCCGGTGACCCACGCCGAATCCCGGTACGCCGGTATCCGCTCGGCCACCGGGCAGGGGCCGTGGCTGGAATTCCTGCGGACCCGGGTCGCGGATCGGGAATGCGATCGGCTGCGTCTGGACATCGTCGCCGTCCCGGCGGGTGATCCGGCCCCGGAGATCGCGCGGCTCACCGCGGCGGGGGCCGTCACCTGCGATACTGCCGGTGCGTGTCCGCCCGCCCAGGCGATCCTGACCGATCCGGGCACCAATCGTCTCCGGCTGCTGTCGGCGCCGGGCGATTGA
- a CDS encoding MGMT family protein — protein MATTDAEIERVRELVAAIPPGRVSTYGDIAAAAGLSTPRTVGWIMRTDSADLPWHRVLRADGTPAAHLAHRQLRLLAEEGCPVRGDRVDLAAARFRFGH, from the coding sequence ATGGCCACCACCGACGCCGAGATCGAGCGGGTTCGCGAACTGGTCGCGGCCATCCCGCCGGGCCGGGTCTCGACCTACGGCGACATCGCCGCGGCGGCGGGCCTGTCGACACCGCGGACGGTCGGCTGGATCATGCGCACCGACTCCGCGGACCTGCCCTGGCACCGGGTGCTGCGCGCCGACGGCACCCCGGCCGCCCACCTGGCGCACCGGCAGCTGCGCCTGCTGGCCGAGGAGGGGTGCCCGGTCCGCGGCGACCGGGTCGACCTGGCCGCGGCTCGTTTCCGCTTCGGACACTGA
- a CDS encoding alpha/beta fold hydrolase, which yields MPDVSVPDAHIHRFGPADGPLVLALHGLTGHGLRWADLAENHLPEARIIAPDLRGHGLASGLPPWTYEQIVDDLAGLLTEPAVVLAHSFGGAVAVHLARRHPERVRSLVLLDPASGLDPRLVADIAAAGLARPDYADIAEARTDKLHTAWADVAPELLENELAQHLVPTADGRVTWRMSLPAVTSYWGQLARELALPPPSIPTVLVRAAKAPFVTDATVEAFATLPDFTLHEFDCDHMIAQARPADTAAIVRSVL from the coding sequence GTGCCCGACGTTTCCGTCCCCGACGCCCACATCCACCGTTTCGGCCCGGCCGACGGCCCCCTCGTCCTGGCCCTGCACGGCCTGACCGGACACGGCCTGCGCTGGGCGGATCTGGCCGAAAACCATCTGCCCGAGGCCCGCATCATCGCCCCCGACCTGCGCGGACACGGTCTGGCGAGTGGGTTGCCGCCGTGGACCTACGAACAGATCGTCGACGATCTGGCCGGGCTGCTCACCGAACCGGCGGTGGTGCTCGCGCACTCCTTCGGCGGTGCGGTGGCCGTCCATCTGGCCCGCCGCCATCCCGAGCGGGTCCGGTCCCTGGTGCTGCTCGATCCGGCGAGCGGACTGGATCCGCGGCTGGTCGCCGATATCGCCGCGGCCGGTCTGGCCCGGCCCGACTACGCCGATATCGCCGAGGCGCGCACCGACAAACTGCACACCGCCTGGGCGGATGTGGCCCCCGAACTGCTCGAGAACGAACTCGCCCAGCATCTGGTCCCGACCGCGGACGGCCGGGTGACGTGGCGGATGAGCCTGCCCGCCGTCACGTCGTATTGGGGCCAGCTGGCCCGTGAGCTGGCGCTGCCGCCCCCGTCGATTCCGACGGTGCTGGTGCGGGCCGCGAAGGCGCCGTTCGTCACCGACGCCACCGTCGAGGCGTTCGCCACGCTGCCGGATTTCACCCTGCACGAATTCGACTGCGATCACATGATCGCCCAGGCCCGCCCCGCCGATACCGCCGCGATCGTCCGGTCGGTGCTCTGA
- a CDS encoding ATP-dependent DNA helicase, translating to MRSDGSVRLVRRSETAPRPREWGADVRTLFAGGSGADTGWRPWHVLGGPGTGKTALLTDLAVDRILAAVDPESVLILTHSKQAALRVRTALTRQLSAVAPELGGVPGVSREPMVRTVHSYAFSILRTHATSRGNPPPRLLTGAEQDVVLREMLRGELSDIRAGEDALWPQRLHAALGTDGFAEQLRDLMLRATERDLGPEDLVDLGRLHDRAEWEAAGSFALRYEQTMLLRWSVGVQAPEASAPALDAAELVGAALDVLIEDEDLLAAERERVRLLLVDDAQHVDPLAAQLIRAIGSGPSTTVIAGDPDQAIFSFRGADTRFVTEPDAPPERRIVLHDDHRCAPAVHAAVTRVAARMPGRAPHRFTARSGQLLGDPVVDGQVQVRVLTTPAKEAAVIADQLRRAHLTAEVPWSRMAVVVRSVPLSLGPLRRALTAAGVPVLQPKPDTPLARRRGAAWMLQSLRALLVAERDRPELFTEDDALDLLLGPLGGADQISLRRLRRGVRRAIIARGYRVPDTESAGDGAGRSGGTEEPREPLGDAGSSGYADPVPPGEVTGDHPESRTGTGGSADPAGLAATSSEPGPDSGGEPDRPAQGSATARGATVPDEVGLAPYSELDRSSAVVLRDLITGVGDRSLLQQLTEVEAAPLIRVLKAVDRARRVLRRGAGVEDVLWALWTASRLEKRWVAQSERGGPGAVQADRDLDAAVGLFDAAATYVDRLPGAAADGFVEYLEQQEINQDSAPLTEPGDAVAIVSAHAAAGREWDVVAVAGVQEGIWPNLRSRGTLLGVEELVDLVDGVADPGEQISRSAPILAEERRLLLLACSRARHSLLVTAVESVTGDRDLVPSRFLAELDPEAAPGEPGHIPAPADPGRALVAQALIAELRGVVCDESGDPDRRERAATQLARLARAGVRGAHPDEWYGTAAQSCELALWDDGDGPVALSPSTVELLKTCPLRWALERHGGDDGDNPHAVKGNLVHTLVQALAGRVTEEQVKAALVKAWKAVDPSSGDDGPRSWHSRLELQRTETMVDTFLAWLRNSRDELAEVGVEVPVDCVLPARDPDEVPVRIRGRVDRVERDAQGRFVIVDIKTGKTPISKQSAQDHAQLATYQVAAGAGALSAEVDGQTVEPGGARLVYVAKPSRGSATERVQTALDEEGITQWRKTVHEAAAATRGPGFLAMRNDGCRHCRVAGSCPVQDAGRQVTDP from the coding sequence ATGCGATCGGATGGCTCGGTGCGACTGGTGCGCCGCAGTGAGACCGCACCCCGGCCACGCGAATGGGGTGCCGATGTCCGGACGTTGTTCGCGGGTGGATCGGGCGCGGATACCGGCTGGCGGCCGTGGCATGTGCTCGGCGGGCCGGGCACCGGTAAGACCGCGCTGCTCACCGATCTGGCCGTCGACCGCATTCTCGCGGCCGTCGACCCGGAATCGGTGCTGATCCTCACCCATTCCAAACAGGCCGCCCTGCGCGTGCGCACCGCGCTCACCCGGCAGCTGAGCGCGGTGGCCCCCGAACTCGGCGGGGTGCCCGGCGTCAGCCGCGAGCCGATGGTGCGCACCGTGCACTCCTACGCCTTCTCGATCCTGCGCACCCATGCCACCTCCCGGGGAAATCCGCCCCCGCGCCTGCTGACCGGCGCCGAACAGGATGTCGTGCTGCGGGAGATGCTGCGCGGTGAACTGAGCGATATCCGCGCGGGCGAGGACGCGCTGTGGCCGCAGCGCCTGCACGCCGCGCTCGGCACCGACGGCTTCGCCGAACAGCTGCGCGATCTGATGCTGCGCGCCACCGAGCGCGATCTGGGACCCGAGGATCTCGTGGACCTGGGCCGCCTGCACGACCGCGCGGAATGGGAGGCGGCCGGGTCGTTCGCCCTGCGCTACGAGCAGACGATGCTGCTGCGCTGGTCGGTCGGCGTGCAGGCGCCCGAGGCCAGCGCACCCGCGCTCGACGCCGCCGAACTGGTCGGCGCGGCCCTCGATGTGCTCATCGAGGACGAGGATCTGCTCGCCGCCGAGCGCGAACGTGTCCGCCTGCTGCTGGTGGACGATGCCCAGCATGTGGATCCGCTTGCCGCCCAACTGATCCGGGCCATCGGCTCGGGTCCGTCGACGACCGTGATCGCCGGTGATCCGGATCAGGCGATCTTCAGTTTCCGCGGCGCCGACACCCGCTTCGTCACCGAACCCGACGCACCGCCGGAACGCCGGATCGTCCTGCACGACGACCATCGCTGTGCCCCGGCGGTCCACGCCGCGGTCACGCGGGTCGCCGCGCGGATGCCGGGACGGGCCCCGCACCGGTTCACGGCGCGTTCCGGTCAACTGCTCGGTGATCCGGTCGTGGACGGGCAGGTACAGGTGCGGGTGCTGACCACTCCCGCGAAGGAAGCGGCGGTGATCGCCGATCAGCTGCGTCGCGCCCATCTCACCGCGGAGGTGCCGTGGTCGCGGATGGCGGTGGTGGTGCGCTCGGTGCCGCTGTCGCTGGGCCCGCTGCGGCGCGCACTCACCGCGGCGGGAGTGCCTGTGCTGCAACCGAAACCGGATACTCCGCTGGCACGGCGGCGGGGCGCGGCGTGGATGCTGCAATCGCTGCGCGCGCTGCTGGTGGCCGAGCGCGACCGGCCCGAACTGTTCACCGAGGACGATGCGCTCGATCTGCTGCTGGGACCGCTCGGCGGCGCCGATCAGATCAGCCTGCGGCGGTTGCGCCGCGGTGTCCGGCGGGCGATCATCGCGAGGGGCTACCGGGTCCCGGATACGGAGTCCGCGGGGGACGGCGCGGGTCGTTCCGGGGGCACCGAAGAACCCCGGGAGCCCCTGGGAGACGCCGGATCGTCCGGTTACGCCGATCCCGTGCCGCCCGGCGAGGTCACGGGCGATCATCCGGAAAGCCGAACGGGGACAGGCGGATCGGCGGATCCCGCCGGGCTCGCTGCTACGTCGTCCGAGCCAGGACCGGACAGTGGCGGTGAGCCGGATCGGCCTGCGCAGGGGTCGGCGACCGCGCGCGGAGCGACCGTGCCCGACGAGGTGGGACTCGCGCCGTACTCCGAACTCGACCGGTCTTCTGCCGTCGTATTACGGGATCTGATCACCGGCGTCGGTGACCGGTCGCTGCTCCAGCAGCTCACCGAGGTCGAGGCCGCCCCGCTGATCCGGGTGCTGAAGGCGGTCGATCGCGCCCGCCGGGTCCTGCGGCGCGGGGCCGGGGTCGAGGATGTGCTGTGGGCGCTGTGGACCGCGTCCCGGCTGGAGAAGCGGTGGGTGGCCCAATCCGAGCGCGGCGGTCCCGGTGCGGTGCAGGCCGATCGCGATCTGGACGCCGCCGTCGGATTGTTCGATGCCGCCGCCACCTACGTCGACCGGCTGCCGGGCGCCGCCGCCGACGGATTCGTGGAATATCTGGAACAGCAGGAGATCAACCAGGATTCGGCGCCGCTCACCGAACCCGGTGACGCGGTCGCGATCGTCAGCGCGCACGCCGCGGCCGGGCGGGAATGGGATGTGGTCGCGGTGGCCGGTGTGCAGGAGGGGATCTGGCCGAATCTGCGTTCACGCGGCACCCTGTTGGGGGTGGAGGAACTGGTCGATCTGGTGGACGGCGTGGCCGATCCCGGGGAACAGATCAGTCGCTCGGCGCCGATCCTGGCCGAGGAACGCCGGTTGCTGCTGCTGGCCTGCAGCCGCGCCCGGCACAGCCTGCTCGTCACCGCCGTCGAATCCGTCACCGGCGACCGCGATCTCGTGCCGTCGCGCTTCCTCGCCGAACTCGATCCGGAGGCCGCGCCGGGTGAGCCGGGCCACATCCCGGCACCGGCCGATCCGGGCCGCGCCCTCGTCGCCCAGGCCCTCATCGCCGAATTGCGGGGTGTGGTCTGCGATGAATCCGGCGATCCGGACCGCCGCGAGCGCGCCGCCACCCAGCTGGCCCGGCTCGCGCGCGCCGGTGTGCGCGGCGCACACCCCGACGAGTGGTACGGCACCGCCGCGCAGAGTTGCGAGCTGGCGCTGTGGGACGACGGCGACGGGCCGGTGGCACTGTCCCCGTCGACAGTGGAACTGCTGAAGACCTGCCCGCTGCGCTGGGCGCTGGAACGGCACGGGGGTGACGACGGCGACAACCCGCACGCGGTCAAGGGCAATCTGGTGCACACGCTGGTGCAGGCGCTGGCGGGCCGCGTCACCGAGGAACAGGTGAAGGCCGCCCTGGTGAAGGCGTGGAAGGCCGTCGACCCGAGTTCCGGTGACGACGGCCCGCGCAGCTGGCACTCCCGGCTGGAACTGCAACGCACCGAAACCATGGTCGACACCTTCCTGGCCTGGCTGCGCAATTCGCGCGACGAACTGGCCGAGGTCGGTGTCGAGGTGCCGGTGGACTGTGTGCTGCCGGCCCGCGATCCGGACGAGGTGCCGGTGCGGATCCGCGGCCGGGTCGACCGGGTGGAGCGAGATGCGCAGGGCCGCTTCGTGATCGTCGACATCAAGACCGGCAAGACTCCCATCTCGAAGCAGTCCGCGCAGGACCATGCGCAGCTGGCCACCTATCAGGTCGCCGCGGGCGCGGGCGCGCTGTCCGCGGAGGTGGACGGGCAGACCGTGGAACCCGGCGGGGCCCGGCTGGTCTACGTCGCCAAACCCAGTCGCGGCAGCGCCACCGAACGGGTACAGACCGCCCTCGACGAAGAGGGAATCACTCAGTGGCGCAAGACCGTTCACGAGGCGGCCGCGGCCACCCGCGGTCCCGGCTTCCTCGCGATGCGCAACGACGGCTGCCGGCACTGCCGGGTGGCCGGTAGCTGCCCGGTGCAGGACGCGGGCCGGCAGGTGACGGATCCATGA
- a CDS encoding ATP-dependent DNA helicase — translation MTITPGELAQTLGLPPPTDEQAAVIAAPPGPTLVVAGAGAGKTETMAARVVWMVANRLVAPNAVLGLTFTRKAAQQLTTRIRTRLARLAGSPLLREIDGSGRLRATLAGAEPEISTYHSYAGRLLSEHGLLLPVEPSATLLTETQLWQLAHRVVTGWDGDLDTERTPVSVTEAVLALSGQLAEHLVEPRQLATAHLELERLVETLPAGPRQRGGPNQELRSIVKAQQDRVALLPLVQRLGEELRRRGALDFGSQMSLAARLAATHPEVGAAECERFRLVLLDEYQDTGHAQRILLSALFGERSVVDIGDRTAPPGTDFAGRPAVTAVGDPMQSIYGWRGASAANLPRFTTDFPAAPGAPAPVLPLLTSWRNPPEALDLANLVAAPLREGGVTVDALRPRPQASAGTVALALTETIADERDWAAGRIAAEWSNAAAADRPPPTSAVLVRRNADAAPLAEALRARGLPVEIVGLGGLLATPEVADIVATLRLIADPSAGSAAMRILTGARWRLGVRDLAALAERARELSIITPQGRTESITDTAALSEALRAVAPEPAEQAGVADAIADPGPPQRYSEPGYARIVALGRELAALRERGGQSLPELVADVERTIAVGVESQTRRAAAGGGAGREHLDAFAEVVAGYAGDHRATLPGLLSFLAAAEEVENGLEPGEVEVAHDRVQVLTVHAAKGLEWEVVAVPHVSRGLFPSGTAAGTWLGALAELPPSLRGDRQREPESGTSDSVRDGVPVLDLGDLYDRSDLEQAIKQHKDALARRRLDEERRLFYVALTRTERALFVSAHHWAESGTTPKGPSDFLLELKRWTEHPESPGHGTVHIDRWDDPPPPDAANPFTDNPAVAPWPRDPLGPRRGAVEAGAALVRAALADLPPETIDAHGRHGPTPAPPRTDRTVTSRPEPAEQPGTERAAAEPSGIARSETERPGAKTLSIESPGAERPETGAPRTARAGAESPEFEPAGADWSAAEPSGVDPDAVESPSAAGSSAESPGAGRVGAERSAAESTSAETSSAERADAVSQRATRPRSESSSVESGAPLTRGESSTTEGPVGERSEVVEPARQLDLFADADSGSGTAAAGSASNRTAGGPGSLLGERDQSEGKRRAPGTADAGEPRPADAPAEDDSEDADAAFSDSALAEADSVADPDPEGWAADVDALLVEHFATADGVREVELPAQLPATALVDMRADPAKLAARLRRPLPYPPSPLARRGTAFHAWLQRWFGAVGLLEFDELPGAADSGTRDGDLVRLQEAFLASPWADRNPIDVEVGFETGIGGTVIRGRMDAVFSEPGDRWLVVDWKTGAEPTRAEEKSVAVQLAVYRVAWARMMAARTGEPEAQVLEKVGAAFHYVRSGRTVAPAELAGPDELAELIATAAPQLLPADLPPEPEPGSEPPPEPESGYEPHSAPEPGVGPPSQLGLEPPPESEPGSGPPPELEPGFEPPPEPDFEPPPESEGV, via the coding sequence ATGACCATCACGCCGGGGGAGTTGGCGCAGACCCTCGGCCTGCCCCCACCCACCGACGAACAGGCCGCCGTGATCGCGGCGCCCCCCGGCCCCACCCTCGTGGTGGCCGGTGCGGGTGCCGGGAAGACCGAGACCATGGCCGCCCGGGTGGTGTGGATGGTCGCCAACCGGCTGGTCGCCCCGAACGCGGTCCTGGGGCTGACGTTCACCCGGAAAGCCGCCCAGCAGTTGACCACTCGCATCCGCACCCGGCTGGCGCGGCTGGCCGGATCGCCGTTGCTGCGCGAGATCGACGGCAGCGGCCGGTTGCGCGCCACCCTCGCCGGAGCCGAACCGGAGATCAGCACCTATCACTCCTATGCGGGCCGGTTGCTGTCCGAACACGGTCTGCTGCTGCCGGTGGAACCCTCGGCCACCCTGCTCACCGAGACGCAGCTGTGGCAGCTGGCGCATCGGGTCGTCACCGGCTGGGACGGTGATCTCGACACCGAGCGCACACCGGTATCGGTCACCGAGGCGGTGCTGGCGCTGTCCGGGCAACTCGCCGAGCACCTGGTCGAGCCGCGGCAACTCGCCACCGCACACCTGGAACTGGAACGGCTCGTGGAGACGCTGCCCGCCGGGCCCCGGCAACGCGGCGGGCCGAATCAGGAACTGCGCTCGATCGTCAAGGCGCAGCAGGACCGGGTGGCACTGCTGCCCCTGGTGCAGCGCCTCGGTGAGGAGTTACGCCGCAGGGGCGCACTGGATTTCGGCTCGCAGATGTCGCTGGCGGCGCGGTTGGCGGCCACCCATCCGGAGGTCGGGGCCGCGGAGTGCGAGCGGTTCCGGCTGGTGCTGCTCGACGAATACCAGGACACCGGGCATGCCCAGCGGATTCTGCTCAGCGCGCTGTTCGGGGAACGTTCCGTCGTCGACATCGGTGACCGGACCGCGCCGCCGGGGACGGATTTCGCGGGCCGCCCGGCGGTGACCGCGGTCGGTGACCCGATGCAATCCATCTACGGCTGGCGTGGCGCCTCGGCCGCCAATCTGCCCCGGTTCACCACCGATTTCCCTGCCGCACCGGGAGCTCCGGCGCCGGTGCTGCCCCTGCTCACCAGCTGGCGCAATCCGCCCGAGGCGCTGGATCTGGCGAATCTGGTCGCCGCGCCGCTGCGCGAGGGCGGGGTCACCGTGGACGCGCTGCGGCCCCGGCCGCAGGCGAGCGCCGGAACCGTCGCCCTGGCGCTCACCGAAACCATTGCCGACGAACGGGATTGGGCCGCCGGTCGGATCGCGGCGGAATGGTCGAATGCGGCCGCCGCCGATCGACCGCCGCCGACCTCGGCGGTTCTGGTGCGGCGCAATGCCGATGCCGCACCGCTGGCCGAGGCGCTACGCGCGCGCGGACTGCCGGTGGAGATCGTGGGCCTGGGCGGACTGCTGGCCACACCGGAGGTGGCCGATATCGTCGCCACCCTGCGGTTGATCGCCGACCCGTCCGCCGGGAGTGCGGCGATGCGGATCCTCACCGGCGCCCGCTGGCGGCTGGGCGTTCGCGATCTGGCGGCGCTGGCGGAGCGGGCGCGGGAGCTGTCGATCATCACCCCACAGGGCCGGACCGAATCCATCACCGATACCGCGGCCCTGTCGGAGGCGCTGCGCGCGGTCGCGCCGGAACCCGCCGAACAGGCGGGAGTGGCCGACGCGATCGCCGATCCCGGTCCACCACAACGATATTCGGAGCCGGGATACGCGCGCATCGTCGCACTGGGGCGGGAGCTCGCGGCGCTGCGCGAGCGCGGTGGACAGTCTCTGCCCGAACTCGTCGCCGATGTGGAGCGGACCATCGCGGTGGGGGTGGAGTCCCAGACTCGCCGGGCCGCCGCCGGTGGTGGTGCGGGTCGTGAACATCTGGACGCGTTCGCCGAGGTGGTCGCCGGATACGCCGGGGACCACCGCGCCACGCTGCCCGGTCTGCTGAGCTTCCTGGCCGCCGCCGAAGAGGTCGAAAACGGTTTGGAGCCGGGCGAAGTCGAGGTGGCGCACGACCGGGTGCAGGTCCTCACCGTGCACGCCGCCAAGGGGCTGGAGTGGGAAGTGGTTGCCGTGCCGCATGTTTCGCGCGGCCTGTTCCCGTCCGGAACCGCCGCCGGAACGTGGCTGGGCGCCCTCGCCGAACTACCCCCCTCGTTGCGTGGGGACCGGCAGCGTGAACCCGAATCGGGCACAAGCGATTCCGTTCGCGACGGCGTGCCGGTCCTGGACCTCGGCGACCTGTACGACCGCAGCGATCTGGAACAGGCGATCAAACAGCACAAGGATGCCCTCGCCCGCCGCCGCCTCGACGAGGAACGCCGCCTGTTCTATGTGGCACTCACCAGAACCGAACGCGCACTGTTCGTCTCGGCCCACCACTGGGCCGAGAGCGGAACCACGCCGAAGGGCCCATCGGATTTCCTGCTCGAGCTGAAACGATGGACCGAACACCCGGAGTCACCGGGCCACGGCACGGTCCACATCGACCGCTGGGACGACCCCCCACCGCCCGATGCCGCCAACCCGTTCACCGACAACCCCGCCGTCGCGCCTTGGCCCCGGGATCCACTCGGCCCCCGCCGGGGCGCCGTCGAAGCCGGAGCTGCCCTCGTCCGAGCGGCCCTGGCCGACCTCCCGCCGGAAACCATCGATGCGCATGGGCGACATGGCCCCACCCCGGCCCCGCCCCGCACCGATCGCACCGTGACAAGTCGGCCGGAGCCCGCCGAACAACCCGGCACCGAACGGGCCGCTGCCGAGCCATCGGGTATCGCCCGATCGGAGACTGAGCGACCTGGTGCCAAGACGTTGAGCATCGAGTCACCGGGCGCCGAGCGGCCGGAGACAGGGGCACCGCGCACCGCGCGCGCCGGTGCCGAGTCGCCGGAATTCGAGCCGGCTGGGGCCGACTGGTCCGCTGCCGAGCCATCGGGCGTGGACCCGGATGCTGTCGAGTCGCCGAGTGCCGCAGGCTCCAGTGCCGAGTCGCCGGGTGCCGGGCGGGTGGGAGCCGAGCGATCTGCCGCTGAGTCGACGAGCGCCGAAACATCGAGCGCCGAACGGGCAGATGCGGTGTCGCAGAGGGCCACGCGACCGAGGAGCGAGTCGTCGAGCGTCGAGTCGGGTGCCCCGCTCACCAGGGGCGAATCATCGACCACGGAAGGACCGGTCGGCGAGCGGTCAGAGGTCGTCGAACCAGCTCGTCAGCTGGACTTGTTCGCCGACGCGGACAGTGGATCCGGCACTGCCGCAGCAGGTTCGGCATCGAACCGTACCGCCGGTGGACCCGGTTCGCTGCTGGGCGAAAGGGATCAGAGCGAGGGAAAACGGCGTGCCCCGGGCACGGCGGATGCCGGTGAGCCGAGGCCCGCGGATGCTCCAGCGGAAGACGACTCGGAAGACGCGGACGCCGCGTTCTCCGATTCCGCACTCGCCGAAGCGGATTCGGTGGCCGACCCCGATCCGGAGGGTTGGGCCGCGGATGTGGACGCACTGCTGGTCGAGCACTTCGCCACCGCCGACGGTGTCCGCGAGGTGGAGTTGCCCGCGCAGCTGCCCGCGACCGCACTGGTCGACATGCGTGCCGATCCGGCGAAACTGGCGGCGCGGTTGCGGCGTCCGCTGCCGTATCCGCCGAGCCCGCTCGCCCGGCGTGGCACCGCCTTTCACGCCTGGCTGCAGCGGTGGTTCGGGGCGGTCGGGCTGCTGGAGTTCGACGAACTGCCCGGTGCCGCCGACAGCGGAACCCGCGACGGTGATCTGGTCCGGTTGCAGGAGGCGTTCCTGGCCTCGCCATGGGCCGATCGCAATCCCATCGATGTCGAGGTGGGGTTCGAGACGGGTATCGGCGGCACCGTCATTCGCGGCCGGATGGACGCGGTGTTCAGCGAACCGGGCGATCGCTGGCTCGTGGTGGACTGGAAGACCGGCGCCGAACCGACCCGGGCCGAGGAGAAGTCGGTCGCCGTGCAGCTGGCGGTCTACCGCGTCGCGTGGGCGCGCATGATGGCCGCGCGCACCGGCGAACCCGAGGCGCAGGTGCTCGAAAAGGTCGGCGCCGCATTCCATTACGTCCGCAGCGGCCGCACCGTGGCCCCCGCGGAACTGGCGGGCCCGGACGAACTGGCCGAACTCATCGCCACCGCGGCCCCGCAGCTACTCCCCGCCGACCTCCCGCCCGAGCCGGAGCCCGGCTCGGAGCCGCCCCCTGAACCGGAGTCCGGCTACGAACCGCACTCGGCACCGGAGCCGGGTGTGGGGCCGCCGTCCCAGCTGGGGCTGGAACCGCCGCCCGAGTCGGAGCCGGGTTCGGGACCGCCGCCCGAACTGGAGCCCGGCTTCGAACCGCCTCCGGAGCCGGATTTCGAGCCGCCGCCCGAGTCGGAGGGCGTCTAG